One window of the Podospora pseudocomata strain CBS 415.72m chromosome 7, whole genome shotgun sequence genome contains the following:
- the PDS5 gene encoding Sister chromatid cohesion protein pds5 (COG:D; BUSCO:EOG09262PMC; EggNog:ENOG503NWDV), with the protein MAPRRSAAEEVEEEESETELVALHFNESLTWRPGKPIPLDKLLKHLNTLSKELEELDQEVVDPNSLTKVAKEVASHQILSHKDKGVRAYAACCVVDILRLCAPDAPFTPTQMKDIFNLTVTSIIPALFDPSNPYNTQHKYVLRSLTEIKSVVLLLDVDGSDSLLLALFSNIFDGVSGVKSASGEQVAKDVEFSMAEMLGVLIDEAATLPAKVVDIIMAQFLRAAGPGAGRRRRDHVQIDDNQATLLAKDEPEAYQIAKNLCQTFPDKMARFVSQYFSDVIVDATSFAARPGGHKGADDEDGDEGPSGPSESDLKELSKAHDLIRELWKAAPQVLQNVVPQVDAELSADNVHLRQLATETLGDMISGIGAAGPPPPPVLDPAAYPPLSMDAEENVEVQGLNTFTKPLSAMSFPQTHSLVFHNFLSRKNDKASAIRAAWTTAVGYILSTSAGGIGLSREDEATLIQGLGEKLSDSDEKVRLAAVKAIESFGFRDVILKLGPNGGVSREGSILSTLADRCRDRRPAVRVAAMSLLGKLWAVGTGELLAGNEAVTAALDGVPSRIYNAFYANDAEVNALLDRVIFECLIPLNYPPAKKTSKSANGSSQSQAAAAAAAADADAIRAERILLLVRSLDPMAKKAFFALQARQPQFAQILETYIKQCELFNGGVMDDNADKKQANLHKTVRYIAQFLPNSPQSVQDLLKFAKANDRRNRGLVRYIIGQEHDFKTVHNALKELIKRIQGGKDSTIHETLLPILYRSGRFIFNRSHLATIMDYSKSNKDGLGSAAHEVLNEISQRNPDLFKTHIGQLCKDLVDQAPYENRENDPSVAETLKACSTYARKYPKDVPMDRDFVHSLVSFALYGQPPKVAKHAVNILLSKQDSKSTVYAQDLLQRIFKDWTYGSKHFLNKLSAVSQLELLAPKVAQDAEDKILEMIQKILLEVRTEAGDKDPEWVDDAELEEECQAKCLALKSLANKLRSMEADEAKENGAKIWKMLISLVHNKGEMTKTKNTPKHHKSRLRLLAAQLILKLCIQKHFDELLTPEDFNTLALTTQDAAQEVRHGFVRKLQKYLADDRLRTRFYTMIFSMAFEPNAEFKLRTETWVRSRARHYEGTHQHVLEAVLPRLFSLLAHHPDYSSDPDELVDHARYILFYVSLVATESNLGLLSKYAERAKQTQDALNPKSSGHRVLCDLTQAVIRKWQEKKNWTFNAWPDKVGLPKGLYGPLKSHTEAQEISEKVLVPDEIDEKLDDLLRAMDRKKKRKSTTDGSAESRPAAKKSRVQPKEPRIKEARKIATPKPKKPSKPKKAPSSPKSSAISDANRRRSGRSMAKGNQSYMERDSSEDDEEMLDGVAEWAYENGEEDKEAGSDEEVETGNEGEKGDDENSSELSEPEEVEEDEEEGDVEMTDEKTAEEEMEEEQEVEADDEKEEEAEVEVEEEEEEEVPPPAKANGRKGRSAAAATKEKEKTKPAAKEKAPAAAKKQTTLPTRTSGRATRGRAAAA; encoded by the exons ATGGCGCCTCGCCGGAGCGCTGcggaagaggtggaagaggaggaatccGAGACCGAGCTCGTCGCGCTGCATTTCAACGAGTCGCTGACATGGCGTCCTGGCAAGCCAATTCCCCTCGACAAGCTGCTCAAGCATCTCAACACCCTGTCCaaagagctggaggagctcgacCAAGAAGTCGTCGACCCAAACTCGTTGACAAAGGTTGCAAAGGAGGTCGCATCACATCAAATACTGAGCCACAAGGACAAGGGTGTACGAGCATATGCCGCTTGCTGTGTTGTTGATATCCTTAGATTATGCGCACCCGATGCGCCTTTTACCCCCACCCAGATGAAG GACATTTTTAACCTTACCGTCACATCTATCATTCCAGCCTTGTTCGACCCTTCGAATCCATACAACACACAGCACAAATATGTCCTGAGATCTCTCACCGAAATCAAGAGTGTCGTTCTTTTGCTTGATGTGGACGGCAGcgacagcctcctcctcgccctcttttCCAATATATTCGACGGTGTATCAGGGGTCAAGTCAGCTTCGGGAGAGCAAGTGGCAAAGGATGTCGAGTTTAGCATGGCCGAAATGCTCGGGGTGCTGATAGATGAGGCCGCCACTCTTCCAGCAAAGGTCGTGGATATCATCATGGCCCAGTTTTTAAGAGCAGCTGGCCCCGGGGCGGGCAGAAGGAGGCGCGACCATGTGCAAATCGACGACAATCAAGCGACACTCTTGGCCAAGGATGAGCCCGAGGCTTACCAAATAGCCAAGAACTTGTGCCAGACATTCCCCGACAAAATGGCGAGGTTCGTCAGCCAGTATTTCAGCGACGTTATTGTTGACGCTACTTCGTTTGCCGCTAGGCCCGGTGGACATAAGGGagctgatgacgaggatggcgacgagggcCCATCGGGACCCTCCGAATCGGATCTGAAGGAGTTGAGCAAGGCACACGATTTGATTCGGGAGTTATGGAAAGCGGCACCTCAGGTTCTCCAAAATGTTGTTCCTCAGGTCGATGCTGAATTATCAGCCGACAATGTGCATTTACGCCAACTGGCAACGGAGACATTGGGAGACATGATATCGGGAATTGGTGCTGCAgggccaccaccgccgccggttCTGGATCCTGCTGCCTACCCACCACTCAGCATGGACGCCGAGGAGAATGTTGAAGTTCAGGGACTGAACACTTTCACCAAGCCACTCTCTGCCATGTCCTTCCCGCAAACACACAGTCTGGTTTTCCACAATTTCCTCAGCAGGAAAAACGACAAAGCCTCAGCCATCAGAGCTGCCTGGACGACGGCAGTAGGATATATTTTGTCAACGTCTGCCGGTGGCATCGGGCTCAGTCGTGAAGACGAGGCTACCCTGATCCAAGGCCTTGGAGAGAAGCTCTCAGACAGCGATGAGAAAGTCAGACTGGCAGCTGTTAAGGCGATCGAGTCATTTGGCTTCCGCGATGTTATTCTCAAGCTGGGGCCCAACGGGGGCGTGTCCAGAGAGGGATCCATTCTGTCAACTCTGGCCGACCGTTGTCGTGACCGAAGACCGGCTGTGAGGGTGGCTGCCATGTCCTTGTTGGGAAAACTTTGGGCCGTTGGAACTGGGGAACTGCTTGCTGGAAATGAGGCCGTGACTGCAGCGCTCGACGGTGTTCCAAGCCGCATCTATAATGCATTTTATGCCAATGATGCCGAGGTCAATGCCCTGCTGGACCGCGTCATCTTTGAGTGCCTGATCCCTCTGAACTACCCGCCAGCAAAGAAGACCTCCAAGTCTGCGAATGGAAGCTCACAATCAcaggctgctgccgccgccgccgcggcggATGCTGATGCTATCAGAGCAGAGAGGATATTGCTTCTTGTGCGATCTCTCGACCCAATGGCCAAGaaagccttcttcgccttgcAAGCGAGGCAGCCACAGTTCGCCCAGATCCTCGAGACATACATCAAGCAATGCGAGCTGTTCAACGGGGGTGTCATGGATGACAACGCGGACAAGAAACAGGCCAACCTTCACAAGACGGTCCGGTATATCGCGCAGTTCTTGCCAAACTCCCCACAGAGCGTACAAGATCTGCTGAAATtcgccaaggccaacgaTCGGCGGAATCGTGGGCTTGTCAGATACATCATCGGGCAGGAGCATGATTTTAAGACAGTCCACAACGCTCTCAAGGAACTCATCAAGCGGATTCAGGGTGGGAAGGACTCGACAATTCACGAGACACTGCTTCCCATCCTCTACCGATCTGGCCGCTTCATCTTCAACCGCAGCCACTTGGCCACCATCATGGACTACTCCAAGTCTAACAAGGATGGCTTGGGCAGCGCTGCACATGAGGTTTTGAACGAAATCTCACAACGCAACCCTGATCTTTTCAAGACACACATCGGCCAGCTCTGCAAGGATCTGGTAGATCAGGCGCCTTACGAGAACCGGGAGAACGACCCATCTGTTGCGGAAACGTTGAAGGCTTGTTCGACATATGCCAGAAAGTATCCAAAGGATGTTCCTATGGACCGGGACTTTGTCCACAGTTTGGTCAGCTTCGCCTTGTATGGCCAACCGCCAAAGGTGGCCAAGCATGCCGTGAATATCCTGCTGTCGAAACAGGACAGCAAGAGCACTGTGTATGCTCAGGATCTTCTTCAGCGCATTTTCAAGGACTGGACGTATGGTTCCAAGCACTTTCTCAACAAGCTCTCGGCCGTGAGCCAGCTCGAGCTCCTTGCCCCGAAGGTTGCCCAGGACGCAGAGGATAAGATCCTCGAAATGATCCAGAAGATCCTTCTCGAGGTGCGAACGGAGGCCGGCGACAAGGACCCAGAGTGGGTGGACGATGCTGAGTTAGAGGAGGAGTGCCAAGCCAAGTGTCTGGCGCTCAAGTCTCTGGCAAACAAGCTGAGGAGCATGGAAGCCGATGAGGCAAAGGAAAACGGAGCCAAGATCTGGAAGATGCTTATTTCGCTGGTTCACAACAAGGGCGAGatgaccaaaaccaaaaacacACCAAAGCATCACAAATcccggctgcggctgcttgctgctcaGCTTATCCTCAAGCTCTGCATTCAGAAGCATTTCGACGAGTTGCTCACCCCTGAAGACTTCAACACGTTGGCCTTAACCACACAGGACGCTGCTCAGGAGGTCCGTCACGGCTTTGTGAGGAAATTGCAGAAGTATCTTGCCGATGACAGGCTGCGGACCCGGTTTTATACCATGATTTTCTCGATGGCCTTTGAGCCCAACGCGGAGTTCAAGTTGAGGACCGAGACTTGGGTTCGGTCAAGAGCGCGGCATTATGAGGGCACACACCAGCATGTGCTCGAGGCTGTTCTCCCCCGTCTCTTCTCGCTCCTTGCGCATCATCCGGACTATAGCTCTGATCCGGATGAGCTGGTTGATCACGCGAGGTATATTCTCTTTTACGTCAGCTTGGTTGCCACTGAGTCCAATTTGGGGTTGCTGTCCAAGTATGCGGAGCGTGCGAAGCAAACCCAGGATGCGCTTAATCCGAAGAGCAGCGGCCATCGGGTCTTGTGTGACTTGACTCAAGCAGTCATTCGCAAAtggcaggagaagaagaactGGACGTTTAATGCCTGGCCTGACAAGGTTGGGCTGCCGAAGGGGCTGTATGGTCCTCTCAAGTCGCACACGGAGGCGCAGGAGATTTCGGAGAAGGTGCTGGTGCCGGATGAGATTGATGAGAAGTTGGATGATTTGCTTAGGGCGATGGATCGCAAGAAG AAGCGCAAATCAACCACTGATGGCAGCGCTGAATCCCGTCCAGCAGCCAAGAAATCCCGAGTCCAACCCAAAGAGCCCAGGATCAAAGAAGCACGGAAAATTGCCACGCCCAAACCCAAGAAGCCCTCCAAGCCGAAAAAggcaccatcctcccccaagaGCTCGGCAATTTCAGATGCCAATAGGCGTCGCTCGGGAAGGTCAATGGCAAAGGGCAATCAGTCCTACATGGAGCGGGACTCGtcagaagatgatgaggaaatGCTGGATGGGGTGGCGGAGTGGGCATATGagaatggcgaggaggataagGAGGCGGGGTCGGATGAGGAAGTAGAGACCGGGAAtgaaggggagaagggggatgatgagaacAGCAGTGAACTTTCTGAACCTGAGGAagtggaagaggatgaggaagagggcgatgTGGAAATGACGGATGAGAAGACAGCCGAAgaagagatggaagaagagcaggaggttgaggcggatgatgaaaaggaagaggaggcagaggtggaggttgaagaagaggaggaggaagaagtacCACCGCCGGCAAAGGCTaatggaaggaaggggaggtcagctgctgctgccacaaaggaaaaggaaaagacgAAACCAGCTGCGAAGGAAAAGGCGCCGGCTGCGGCAAAGAAGCAGACTACATTGCCGACGAGGACGTCTGGAAGGGcgacgagggggagggctgctgctgcttaG
- a CDS encoding hypothetical protein (COG:S; EggNog:ENOG50KOG4826), which translates to MRKSITSRLVRLPLEAARQTPQRSFPAIFARGGTSNGLVMFEHDLPPRSHWPSVLPKVMGSPDPHGRQLDGMGSGISSTSKICVLSPPSRRDVDVDFTFVQVGIKDGVLDMGGNCGNLSSVVGPVAFDHGLVKRRGVGFRKEGAEEEMVGCVRIFNTNTGKVVESRFRVGGNPLRFDSEGGYEMDGVGGRGSRVVMRFLEPGGAKTGRTLPTGRGVDVLRLRGGRGVEASLVDVGNPGVFVRVDDLGVEGWEGLTPGRVEGDEDLKGKLEEIRQAGAEMMGLDPRVESVPKVVMVFPPEVTAREGGKGANIKCLALSMGQAHKAAPLTLALCLGAAARLEGTIPNQLAVGLDAESGVVTIEHPSGKLDVGVTVEDGKIVSAELHRTARVLMKGKVYY; encoded by the coding sequence ATGAGAAAATCCATCACCTCCCGCCTCGTGCGCCTCCCCCTCGAAGCAGCCCGGCAAACACCCCAACGTTCCTTCCCCGCCATCTTCGCCCGCGGCGGGACGTCAAACGGTTTGGTCATGTTCGAGCAcgacctccctccccgatcTCACTGGCCTTCTGTCCTGCCCAAAGTAATGGGTTCCCCAGATCCTCATGGTCGACAACTCGACGGGATGGGATCGGGGATCTCGTCCACGTCCAAGATCTGCGTGCTTTCCCCCCCGAGCAGGAGGGATGTAGATGTGGACTTCACGTTTGTTCAGGTTGGTATCAAGGACGGGGTGCTGGACATGGGGGGGAATTGTGGAAATTTGAGCAGTGTTGTTGGGCCTGTGGCGTTTGATCACGGgctggtgaagaggaggggggtggggttcAGAAAAgagggagcggaggaggagatggtggggtgtgtgAGGATATTTAATACTAATActgggaaggtggtggagagtaGGTTTAGGGTTGGGGGGAATCCGTTGCGGTTTGACAGTGAGGGGGGGTatgagatggatggggttggtgggagggggagcagggTTGTGATGAGGTTTTTGGAGCCGGGGGGGGcgaagacggggaggacGCTGCCTACGGGccggggggtggatgtgcttaggttgagggggggtaGGGGGGTAGAGGCGAGTTTGGTTGATGTGGGCAATCCGGGGGTTTTTGTGAGGGTGGATgatttgggggttgaggggtgggaggggttgacgccggggagggtggagggggatgaggatttgaaggggaagctggaggagattAGGCAGGCGGGggcggagatgatggggttggatcCGAGGGTTGAGAGTGTGccgaaggtggtgatggtttttcCTCCTGAGGTGACGGccagggaaggggggaagggggcgaaTATCAAGTGTTTGGCGCTGTCGATGGGGCAGGCGCACAAGGCGGCTCCGTTGACGCTGGCGTTGTGTCttggggcggcggcgaggctGGAGGGGACGATTCCAAATCAGCTTGCGGTAGGGCTGGATGCTGAGAGTGGCGTTGTTACTATTGAGCACCCGAGTGGTAAGCTTGATGTGGGAGTTACGGTTGAGGACGGGAAGATTGTCTCGGCCGAGCTGCACAGGACTGCCCGGGTGCTGATGAAAGGGAAGGTCTATTACTAG
- a CDS encoding hypothetical protein (EggNog:ENOG503PG5S), which produces MDHFNATVKDGKLVNTRRGLQVSRQKFNGISFVNTSAQDSSSSGTQSFRLTKESPSKSTSLLEIKFADTSNELQSAGAATSVQEGQGRTPNFSFVSETGQQHQAKKQSRRRATPKPKGQQDHRRNSASPYLSSPDSRPPSRSSVATPPPRLEETAFQFFGSSFPTSQRQPQLQQQPFLSPTIQGYHARQQQHLQVNSLTAITSPPLPPPWPPAESATYPPPFSPSQSGWELFHHYNTHHLPLQLYPYEDIVTYNPARSDNNESSIGFSDIAAFHCVLMCGAIAEAVLNRQHHLASESETEPRGFAYHISKICAILNKKLDGSEGGGVDAITLHCIAMLAWMGCYVGRLDHWDMHMRGLQKVLDVLGGLASLPTWVVRRIHTADLKGATALASTPYLPLTRSLIPSATTAILPPAQLAHTTHTINSTLQPLDIHPSVITTLITLSNFTSAVHLARQSTTSSMRFDPYIFTEELQSVTYDLLTLPNPLSKHSEETPLDITPTLEQALRISSLLLLKDLLPDHPRNLGGYTTLVGLLRHHLQIVTQVVSPAHNLLVDPQLRQHHGRKKELRQVLTWVCLVGDVATQRAKQNDCRYREAGDNTVLEEDQKEYSREIFQSCLVSVFGPDSNTEDLALVDLFKL; this is translated from the exons ATGGACCACTTCAATGCGACTGTCAAGGATGGGAAACTGGTTAATACTCGTCGCGGACTTCAAGTGTCGAGGCAGAAGTTTAATGGGATATCGTTTGTGAATACCTCAGCTCAGGATTCTTCGTCTTCTGGCACACAGTCGTTTCGCTTGACGAAGGAGTCTCCCTCAAAGTCCACATCTCTTCTAGAGATCAAATTCGCCGATACAAGCAACGAGTTACAGTCTGCTGGGGCAGCTACAAGTGtacaagaagggcaaggtcGAACGCCAAATTTCAGCTTCGTGTCGGAAACGGGACAACAGCaccaggccaagaagcaatcACGGCGAAGAGCAACTCCAAAGCCAAAGGGACAGCAAGACCACCGAAGAAACTCGGCCTCACCATATTTGTCTTCTCCCGACTCTCGTCCACCATCCCGGTCATCTGTTGCTACACCACCGCCTCGGTTGGAAGAGACAGCATTCCAGTTCTTTGGCTCTTCTTTTCCAACCTCACAACGGCAGCCTCAACTCCAGCAACagccttttctctctcctacaattcaggggtatcatgcccgccagcagcagcatctaCAGGTCAATAGCCTTACTGCCATTACCTCTCCACCACTACCGCCGCCTTGGCCGCCAGCCGAATCAGCCACCTACCCCCCACCgttctccccttcccagtcCGGCTGGGAGCTCTTCCACCACTACAACACTCACCACTTGCCTCTCCAGCTCTACCCCTACGAAGACATTGTGACCTACAATCCCGCACGCTCAGACAATAACGAGAGCTCTATCGGCTTCTCTGATATCGCCGCTTTTCACTGCGTTCTAATGTGTGGGGCAATAGCTGAGGCTGTCCTAAACCGTCAGCACCACTTGGCATCTGAATCCGAGACGGAACCAAGAGGGTTCGCATATCACATATCGAAGATATGCGCCATATTGAACAAGAAGCTAGACGGGagtgagggtggaggggtggatgCGATAACACTGCATTGTATTGCGATGTTGGCTTGGATGGGG TGTTATGTGGGAAGGTTAGATCACTGGGATATGCACATGCGAGGACTCCAGAAAGTGCTCGATGTATTAGGAGGGCTAGCAAGCCTGCCAACGTGGGTGGTAAGGAGGATACACAC CGCCGACCTCAAAGGAGCTACAGCCCTCGCCTCAACTCCCTATCTCCCGCTCACCCGCTCTCTAATTCCCTCAGCCACAACCGCTATCCTACCACCAGCCCAACTAGCTCACACTACCCACACGATCAACtccaccctccaacccctcgacATCCACCCCTCCGTCATAACAACCTTAATCACCCTGTCAAACTTCACCTCAGCAGTCCATCTAGCCCGACAGTCAACTACCAGCTCCATGAGATTCGACCCCTACATCTTTACAGAAGAACTCCAATCCGTCACATATGACCTTCTCACCCTGCCCAACCCACTCAGCAAACACTCGGAAGAAACACCTCTAGACATCACACCAACTCTCGAACAAGCCCTCCGTatatcctccctcctccttctcaaagacctcctccccgaccacCCCCGCAACCTCGGCGGTTACACCACTTTAGTCGGCCTACTTCGACACCATCTCCAGATTGTCACTCAGGTTGTTTCACCAGCACACAACCTACTTGTCGATCCACAACTCCGGCAACATCAcggaagaaagaaagagctGAGACAGGTACTGACCTGGGTCTGTCTAGTGGGTGATGTAGCAACTCAGAGAGCAAAACAAAATGACTGCCGCTACCGAGAAGCTGGCGACAACACCGTTCTTGAGGAAGATCAAAAGGAGTATTCACGGGAGATATTCCAGAGTTGTTTAGTCTCCGTTTTTGGTCCTGATAGTAACACTGAGGATCTCGCCTTGGTCGATCTATTCAAGTTGTGA
- a CDS encoding hypothetical protein (EggNog:ENOG503NUDX), with product MSNKPIFVATHPRACSTAFERVFMTRHDILHCVHEPFGDAFYYGPERLSERFEDDAEGRKKSGFSQITYKDVVDQIFDPAASEGKRIFIKDITHYLLPPHQKPVSIPPSLSSFASPADSNNPTVLPISLLREFHFTFLIRHPRRAIPSYYRCTIPPLSSKTGFHNFMPSEAGYDELRRLFDYLRAEGLLLPPSDKANGHKHDEDAVKITVIDADDLLDHPAEIIQRYCEDVGIDYDPKMLKWDDDEQHKRAKEAFEKWNGFHDDAIGSTELKPRVNGPKILTEEEENAQWKEKYGEEGQRLIRETVDANVADYEYLKQFTVKV from the exons ATGTCGAACAAACCCATCTTCGTGGCCACCCACCCCAGGGCCTGTTCAACGGCCTTTGAGCGCGTCTTCATGACCAGACATGATATCCTTCACTGTGTCCACGAGCCATTCGGTGATGCCTTCTACTACGGTCCTGAGCGTTTGAGCGAACGTTTCGAAGATGATGCAGAGGGCCGCAAGAAGAGCGGTTTCTCCCAGATCACTTACAAGGATGTTGTCGACCAAATATTCGACCCTGCCGCCAGTGAG GGCAAACGCATCTTCATAAAAGACATCACCcactacctcctccccccacacCAAAAACCAGTCAGCAttcccccatccctctcctcctttgcctcTCCAGCAgactccaacaacccaaccgtcctccccatctccctccttcgCGAATTCCACTTCACCTTCCTCAtccgccacccccgccgcgCAATTCCCTCTTATTACCGGTGCACAATCCCACCTCTGTCATCCAAAACTGGCTTCCACAATTTCATGCCCTCGGAAGCCGGCTATGACGAGCTCCGTCGCCTCTTCGACTACCTTCGCGCTGAAGGCCTTCTCCTACCCCCATCCGACAAAGCCAACGGCCACAAGCACGACGAAGATGCCGTGAAAATCACAGTCATTGACGCCgacgacctcctcgaccacCCCGCAGAAATCATCCAGCGGTACTGCGAGGACGTGGGGATCGATTATGACCCCAAAATGCTCAaatgggacgacgacgagcagCACAAGCGAGCCAAGGAGGCGTTCGAGAAGTGGAACGGCTTTCACGACGATGCCATTGGGAGCACAGAGTTGAAGCCGAGGGTGAACGGGCCG AAGATCCTAaccgaagaggaagaaaacgCCCAATGGAAAGAGAAGTACGGCGAGGAAGGGCAAAGGCTGATCAGGGAGACGGTCGACGCCAACGTGGCCGATTACGAGTACCTCAAACAGTTCACCGTCAAGGTTTAG
- a CDS encoding hypothetical protein (COG:S; EggNog:ENOG503P4VN) produces MNSLRTAAASRPLLAAMVTRPVGLASVMIARRPTTAVVAPRRLGPGLGLVVRTKTTKSALHLQMNAKKKADAIAEREREMERKMEEAKVLGERLYLWNHIQANHVLWSTTRELRANKSLRQVQFTGKKNTLIKIRKDYWRPMATIQFPEGEGKAGLSVYQKLVELKKRHELEWDDGGEEAKRLLNLTKKERGRELNDQKGNTVADMAFVLGGGGKGNKVARNFEEIREWREKISDDMKKRKELEKELEELEENKMKLEDTQREVQRKVKDVTEEEGEGEGQGEGEGGGEDMEVKETKKIAKVKKQIEEVKKQIQELQPLEEPVPVLHKVRVFWANELDHHFAESWPDNVEHVLGLPEDDWTNEDLEKMIANQERLVDLHAVLAEKKLAKREEKAKLKEQRAAKKAKKMQPFLPTPEGETGWKSRPRAPKPFTGKAPKWAKEGL; encoded by the exons ATGAACTCCCTTCGCACAGCGGCGGCGTCCCGGCCATTACTGGCTGCCATGGTCACCCGGCCAGTCGGTCTGGCGAGTGTGATGATTGCCAGACGGCCAAccacggcggtggtggcgccgAGGCGACTGGGTccggggttggggctggtggtgaggacaaAGACGACAAAGAGCGCTCTTCACCTGCAGATGAatgcgaagaagaaggcggacgCGAttgcggagagggagagagagatggagaggaagatggaggaggcgaaggtgctgggggagaggttgtatTTGTGGAATCACATCCAGGCTAATCATGTGCTCTGGAGCACGACGAGGGAGCTGAGG GCGAATAAATCCCTGAGACAGGTCCAGTTCACGGGCAAAAAGAACACTCTGATCAAGATCCGCAAGGATTACTGGAGACCTATGGCTACGATTCAGTTtcctgagggggaggggaaggcgggCCTGTCGGTTTATCAGAAGCTGgtggagctgaagaagaggcacGAGCTGGagtgggatgatgggggggaggaggcgaagaggttgttgaacttgaccaagaaggagagggggagggagttgaaTGATCAGAAGGGGAATACTGTGGCGGATATGGCGTTTGtgcttgggggtggggggaaggggaacaAGGTTGCGAGGAATTTTGAGGAGATTAGGGAgtggagggagaagattAGTGATGATatgaaaaaaagaaaagagttggagaaggagttggaggagttggaggagaacAAGATGAAGTTGGAGGATACGCAGAGAGAGGTGCAAAGGAAGGTGAAGGATGTtacagaggaggagggggagggggaggggcagggggagggggaaggcgggggggaggatatgGAGGTGAAGGAAACTAAAAAGATCGCAAAGGTGAAGAAGCAGATCGAGGAGGTTAAGAAGCAGATCCAAGAGCTACAACCACTGGAGGAACCGGTCCCGGTACTTCACAAAGTCCGCGTGTTCTGGGCCAACGAGCTCGATCACCACTTTGCCGAGAGCTGGCCAGACAACGTCGAGCATGTTCTTGGCTTGCCGGAGGATGATTGGACAAACGAGGACTTGGAAAAGATGATCGCCAACCAAGAGAGGCTGGTGGACCTTCACGCCGTgttggcggagaagaagctggcgaagagggaggagaaggcgaagtTGAAGGAGCAGCGtgcggcgaagaaggcgaagaagatgcAGCCGTTTTTGCCTACGCCTGAGGGCGAGACTGGGTGGAAGAGTAGACCAAGAGCGCCGAAGCCGTTCACGGGCAAAGCGCCCAAGTGGGCTAAGGAGGGTCTTTAA